In Geminocystis sp. NIES-3709, a single genomic region encodes these proteins:
- a CDS encoding tetratricopeptide repeat protein — protein sequence MINENISSTPIKALNIWQEALIAHQKSNLPKAIELYRQVILQNPDFADAYANLAMALSYNAQREEADRAFHYSLQLQPNHATNHSNYGFFLSCTGEYEKAVQHLRRAIQINPQLSIAWFNLGNTLRYLDRWEEAVSCYQVALPLDPNHIEILSDWNFAVRKICRWSVEEYLTMTLLQASARQLELGKISPINPFVACFLPLSLQEFQEVCASHAQALSNLVNQTTPDNYFKHVSPHRSSNRKIKIGYVCAGFLNHPTGQLTQGMFERYDRNRFEVYGYAISKSDGSVYRQEIEKSIEHFRLVDNLSNLAIAEMIFEDGIDILIDLDGYTSNHRQGVFAFKPAPIQVTWLAFAGTTGADYIDYLIADEIIVPPQFDRFYTETVIRLPHTYQVNNHRQLPPLKTLNRATERKREGLPEDAIVFCSFNNNAKIDRSTYNAWLQILKAIPNSVLWILVDTSEGLENMHSKAQKAGIAPSRIIRALHKPLPEHLQRLQLGDLFLDSFICNAHTTATDALWGELPVLTCQGKTFASRVGASLLTSSHLPQLICTSPQEFIKKAIELAQNPAQLQALKQHLHNHKYHLPLFDTDKWVQDFEEAMMMIFDRFLSSQPTKPINLKQI from the coding sequence ATGATTAATGAAAATATATCTAGCACCCCGATAAAAGCCCTAAATATATGGCAAGAAGCTCTCATTGCCCATCAAAAAAGCAATTTACCCAAAGCGATCGAACTTTATCGACAAGTAATCCTTCAAAACCCTGATTTTGCTGATGCTTATGCGAATTTAGCTATGGCTTTATCTTACAACGCCCAAAGAGAGGAAGCCGATCGAGCTTTTCATTATTCTTTACAATTACAACCGAATCACGCAACCAATCATAGTAATTATGGGTTTTTTCTCAGTTGCACGGGAGAATATGAGAAAGCAGTACAACATTTACGCCGTGCCATACAAATCAATCCACAATTAAGTATCGCTTGGTTTAATTTAGGCAACACACTACGTTATCTCGATCGATGGGAAGAAGCGGTATCCTGTTATCAAGTAGCCTTACCTTTAGATCCTAATCATATCGAAATTCTTAGCGATTGGAATTTTGCTGTACGAAAAATATGTCGTTGGTCTGTGGAAGAATATCTTACTATGACTTTACTCCAAGCCTCCGCCCGTCAACTAGAATTAGGAAAAATCTCCCCTATTAATCCCTTCGTTGCCTGTTTTTTACCTCTATCTTTACAGGAGTTTCAAGAAGTTTGTGCCAGTCACGCTCAAGCCTTGTCAAATTTAGTCAACCAGACTACTCCTGATAATTATTTTAAGCACGTTTCTCCCCATAGATCATCGAATCGCAAAATTAAGATTGGTTATGTATGCGCAGGTTTTCTTAATCATCCCACTGGGCAACTAACTCAAGGAATGTTTGAAAGATACGATCGAAATCGCTTTGAAGTTTATGGTTATGCTATCTCAAAAAGTGATGGAAGTGTTTATCGACAAGAGATTGAGAAATCGATCGAGCATTTTCGTCTAGTGGATAATTTATCTAACCTAGCCATTGCAGAAATGATTTTTGAGGATGGTATTGATATTTTAATCGATCTTGATGGTTATACCAGCAATCATCGTCAAGGGGTATTTGCTTTTAAACCCGCACCTATTCAAGTTACATGGTTAGCTTTTGCAGGTACTACGGGAGCAGACTATATTGATTATCTCATCGCCGATGAAATTATTGTACCCCCACAGTTCGATCGTTTTTATACGGAAACCGTCATTCGTCTTCCCCACACCTATCAAGTTAATAATCATCGTCAACTACCTCCTCTTAAAACACTAAATCGAGCTACAGAGCGTAAACGAGAAGGATTACCAGAAGATGCCATCGTGTTTTGCTCTTTTAATAATAATGCCAAGATTGATCGAAGTACTTATAACGCATGGTTACAAATTCTCAAAGCCATTCCTAATAGTGTCTTGTGGATATTAGTGGATACTTCTGAAGGGTTAGAAAATATGCACTCGAAAGCCCAAAAAGCAGGTATTGCCCCCAGTAGAATAATTCGAGCTTTACATAAACCTTTACCAGAGCATCTTCAAAGATTACAACTAGGAGATTTGTTTTTAGACTCTTTTATCTGTAATGCCCACACCACCGCCACCGATGCCCTTTGGGGAGAATTGCCCGTTTTAACCTGTCAAGGGAAAACTTTTGCTTCGAGGGTAGGGGCAAGTTTACTCACATCCTCCCATTTACCGCAATTAATTTGTACATCTCCTCAAGAGTTTATTAAAAAAGCCATAGAATTAGCCCAAAATCCTGCACAATTACAAGCCTTGAAACAACATTTACATAACCATAAATATCATCTCCCCCTCTTTGACACCGATAAATGGGTACAAGATTTTGAAGAAGCTATGATGATGATATTCGATCGATTTTTATCATCTCAACCCACAAAACCGATCAACTTAAAACAAATCTGA
- a CDS encoding type II toxin-antitoxin system YafQ family toxin, producing MLKIHRTSQFKKDFKKAVKSGKEIKLLVEIIEKLVRKEPLPFTNEK from the coding sequence ATGCTTAAAATACATAGAACATCCCAATTTAAAAAGGATTTTAAAAAAGCAGTAAAATCAGGAAAAGAAATCAAATTATTAGTAGAAATCATTGAAAAACTTGTCAGAAAAGAACCTTTACCCTTTACCAACGAAAAATAG
- a CDS encoding cadherin domain-containing protein: MANSTFNLSNLNGNNGFILNGITPGDYSGVSVSNGGDINGDGIDDLLIGARNADPNGSNSGQTYVVFGSRSGFSSSFNLSTLDGSNGFRLNGITAYDRSGVSVSNGGDINGDGINDLIIGAYGADPNGVDSGQTYVVFGSRSGFASNLNLSTLNGSNGFRLNGINIRDYSGRSVSNGGDINGDGIDDLIIGAFGADPNGISSGQNYVVFGSRSGFASNLNLSTLNGSNGFRLNGINIVDYSGRSVSNGGDINGDGIDDLLIGAYFADPNGISISGSGQTYVVFGSRSGFASNFNLSTLDGSNGFRLNGINANDRSGFSVSNGGDINGDGIDDLLIGASFADPNGTDSGQTYVVFGSRSGFGSNFNLSTLDGSNGFRLNGINANDRSGVSVSNGGDINGDGIDDLIIGANGADPNGVDSGQTYVVFGSRSGFASNFNLSTLDGSNGFRLNGINVGYNSGVSVSNGEDINGDGIDDLLIGANFADPNSNSNSGQSYVVYGNSAPILDLNGTTGQVLGFRLNGINVDDRSGFSVSNGGDINGDGIDDLIIGAYGADPNGISASGQSYVVFGSRSGFTSNFNLSTLDGSNGFRLNGINADDRLGVSVSNGGDINGDGIDDLIIGAYGADPNGNVDSGQSYVVFGSRSSFTSNFNLSNLDGSNGFRLNGINVGDRSGFSVSNGGDINGDGIDDLIIGADRAGSNSGQSYVVFGSRSGFTSNFNLSTLNGSNGFRLNGINANDYSGRSVSNAGDINGDGIDDLIIGAFTADPNGSASGQSYVVFGSRSGFTSNFNLSTLNGSNGFRLNGINASDFSGRSVSNGGDINGDGIDDLIIGAFTADPNGNSNSGQSYVVFGSRSGFTSNFNLSTLDGSNGFRLNGINANDLSGRSVSNGGDINGDGIDDLLIGADSADPNGSYSGQTYVVFGSRSGFTSNFNLSTLDGSNGFRLNGINFDDRSGFSVSNGGDINGDGIDDLIIGADGADPNGNSASGQSYVVFGAVGIGADGVLELSNIVGSTGDGINFATAFVGTPKVIVDSDLTLVDANSSNMVGATVTITNLLDGNNEVLSATTTDTPITANYSNGVLTLSGSATKAQYQQVLRTITYNNVNSNYNTTSRIIEFVVDDGGSHSNTSAVATTTLTMNTPPTAVTLNNTTITLPENTNTTTRIKVGDIVITDDGLGTNNISLSGTDNAFFEVDGTELFLKANTSLDFESKTSYNITVNVNDSTVGATPDVLTNYTLTITDVDEFDVTTPTDTDNTANSIAENASNGSLVGITAFAQDLDGTNNTVTYSLTDNANGRFTIDTTTGIVTVADGSLLNYENATSHNITVLATSSDTSTSSQTFTINVTDVDEFDVTTPIDNDNNGNSVAENPPNSTTVGITAFAQDLDGTNNTIAYSLTDNAGGRFTIDTTTGIVIVADGSLLNYENATSHNITVLATSSDTSTSTQNFTINVTDVNESPIVNNPIVDQNTFEQIVFNFTVPNNTFNDPDVGDTLTYSAILANDDPLPSWLTFNPTNQTFSGTPTNGDIGTISIKVTATDTGNLFVSDTFDIQIQQLQTLVTDSTGGSDTLVGGIGFNIIGGGGGNDSITGNVLEDTLSGGSGNDTLKGFEENDLLDGGSGDDLLKGGDGNDNIKGGSGNDTLVSGIGNDTLTGNSGNDYFRFNSPTDGIDRIMDFNVIDDTIYLVSSGFNLTTGVLASNQFVIGASATTVNHRLVFDRNTGNLFFDNDGVGSNAQTQIATVTPRLSLTNQDFIII, from the coding sequence ATGGCAAACTCCACCTTTAATCTCTCAAACCTCAATGGTAATAATGGCTTTATTCTCAATGGTATTACTCCTGGTGACTATTCGGGCGTGAGTGTGAGTAATGGGGGAGACATCAACGGCGATGGTATTGATGACCTCCTTATCGGTGCAAGAAATGCAGATCCCAATGGCAGTAATTCGGGACAGACTTATGTGGTGTTTGGTAGTCGTAGCGGTTTTAGTAGTAGCTTCAATCTATCTACTTTAGATGGCAGTAATGGCTTTCGTCTTAATGGTATTACTGCTTATGATCGATCGGGCGTGAGTGTGAGTAATGGGGGGGACATCAACGGTGATGGTATTAATGACCTCATTATCGGTGCCTATGGTGCCGATCCCAATGGCGTTGATTCGGGACAGACTTATGTGGTGTTTGGTAGCCGTAGCGGTTTCGCCAGTAACTTGAATCTTTCTACCCTCAATGGTAGTAATGGCTTCCGTCTTAATGGTATTAATATTCGTGACTATTCGGGAAGAAGTGTGAGTAATGGGGGGGACATCAACGGTGATGGTATTGATGACCTCATTATCGGTGCATTTGGTGCCGACCCCAATGGCATTAGCTCGGGACAGAATTATGTGGTGTTTGGTAGCCGTAGCGGTTTCGCCAGTAACTTGAATCTTTCTACTCTCAATGGCAGTAATGGCTTCCGTCTTAATGGTATTAATATTGTTGACTATTCGGGTAGAAGTGTGAGTAATGGGGGGGACATCAACGGTGATGGTATCGATGACCTCCTTATCGGTGCCTATTTTGCCGATCCCAATGGTATTAGTATTAGTGGTTCGGGACAGACTTATGTGGTGTTTGGCAGTCGTAGCGGTTTTGCTAGTAACTTCAATCTATCCACTTTAGATGGCAGTAATGGCTTCCGTCTTAATGGTATTAATGCAAATGATCGATCGGGCTTTAGTGTGAGTAATGGGGGGGACATCAACGGCGATGGCATTGATGATCTCCTTATCGGTGCTTCTTTTGCCGACCCCAATGGCACGGATTCGGGACAGACTTATGTGGTGTTTGGTAGTCGTAGCGGTTTTGGTAGTAACTTCAATCTATCCACTTTAGATGGCAGTAATGGCTTCCGTCTTAATGGTATTAATGCAAATGATCGATCGGGCGTGAGTGTGAGTAATGGGGGGGACATCAACGGCGATGGTATCGATGACCTGATTATCGGTGCTAATGGTGCCGATCCCAATGGCGTTGATTCGGGACAGACTTATGTGGTGTTTGGTAGTCGTAGCGGTTTTGCTAGTAACTTCAATCTATCCACTTTAGATGGCAGTAATGGCTTCCGTCTTAATGGCATTAATGTGGGTTACAATTCGGGCGTGAGTGTGAGTAATGGGGAGGACATCAACGGCGATGGTATTGATGACCTCCTTATCGGTGCAAATTTTGCCGATCCCAATAGCAATAGTAATTCGGGACAGTCTTATGTGGTGTACGGCAACTCAGCCCCCATTCTCGACCTCAACGGTACTACTGGACAAGTACTAGGCTTCCGTCTTAATGGTATTAATGTTGATGATCGATCGGGCTTTAGTGTGAGTAATGGGGGGGACATCAACGGCGATGGTATTGATGACCTGATTATCGGTGCTTATGGTGCCGATCCCAATGGCATTAGTGCTTCAGGACAGTCTTATGTGGTGTTTGGTAGCCGTAGCGGTTTTACCAGTAACTTCAATCTCTCCACCCTAGATGGTAGTAATGGCTTTCGTCTTAATGGTATTAATGCGGATGATCGATTGGGCGTAAGTGTGAGTAATGGGGGGGACATCAACGGGGATGGTATCGATGACCTCATTATCGGTGCTTATGGTGCCGATCCCAATGGCAATGTTGATTCGGGACAGTCTTATGTGGTGTTTGGTAGCCGTAGCTCTTTTACCAGTAACTTCAATCTGTCGAACCTAGATGGTAGTAATGGCTTCCGTCTTAATGGTATTAATGTTGGTGATCGATCGGGCTTCAGTGTGAGTAATGGGGGGGACATCAACGGAGATGGTATCGATGACCTCATTATCGGTGCTGATCGTGCAGGTAGTAATTCGGGACAGTCTTATGTGGTGTTTGGTAGCCGTAGCGGTTTTACCAGTAACTTCAATCTCTCCACCCTCAATGGTAGTAATGGCTTCCGTCTTAATGGTATTAATGCAAATGACTATTCGGGAAGAAGTGTGAGTAATGCAGGGGACATCAACGGGGATGGTATCGATGACCTCATTATCGGTGCATTTACTGCAGATCCCAATGGCAGTGCTTCGGGACAGTCTTATGTGGTGTTTGGTAGTCGTAGCGGTTTTACCAGTAACTTCAATCTCTCCACCCTCAATGGTAGTAATGGCTTCCGTCTCAATGGTATTAATGCAAGTGACTTTTCGGGAAGAAGTGTGAGTAATGGGGGGGACATCAACGGGGATGGTATCGATGACCTCATTATCGGTGCATTTACTGCAGATCCCAATGGCAATAGTAATTCGGGACAGAGTTATGTGGTGTTTGGTAGCCGTAGCGGTTTTACCAGTAACTTCAATCTCTCCACCCTAGATGGTAGTAATGGCTTCCGTCTTAATGGTATTAATGCAAATGACCTTTCGGGAAGAAGTGTGAGTAATGGGGGGGACATCAACGGGGATGGTATCGATGACCTCCTTATCGGTGCAGACTCAGCAGATCCCAATGGCAGTTATTCGGGACAGACTTATGTGGTGTTTGGTAGCCGTAGCGGTTTTACCAGTAACTTCAATCTCTCCACCCTAGATGGTAGTAATGGCTTCCGTCTTAATGGTATTAATTTTGATGATCGATCGGGCTTTAGTGTGAGTAATGGGGGGGACATCAACGGCGATGGTATTGATGACCTCATTATCGGTGCCGATGGTGCGGATCCCAATGGCAATAGTGCTTCGGGACAGAGTTATGTGGTGTTTGGTGCTGTGGGTATTGGTGCCGATGGGGTACTGGAATTAAGTAACATTGTCGGTAGCACAGGAGATGGTATCAATTTCGCTACTGCATTTGTAGGCACTCCTAAAGTAATTGTGGACTCAGACTTAACCCTAGTGGATGCCAACTCCTCCAATATGGTGGGAGCTACCGTCACCATTACCAATCTTTTAGACGGCAATAATGAAGTTTTAAGCGCCACAACTACGGATACTCCCATCACTGCTAACTATAGCAATGGAGTTTTGACCCTCAGTGGTAGTGCTACCAAAGCTCAATATCAACAGGTATTACGCACCATAACTTATAACAATGTCAACAGCAACTATAACACTACGAGCCGAATTATTGAGTTTGTCGTGGACGATGGAGGCTCACATTCCAATACCAGTGCGGTAGCTACCACTACTTTAACCATGAATACTCCTCCCACAGCAGTCACGTTGAATAATACGACTATCACCTTACCAGAAAATACTAATACAACTACAAGAATCAAGGTAGGAGATATAGTGATCACCGATGACGGTTTAGGAACAAATAATATCTCTTTAAGCGGTACAGATAATGCTTTCTTTGAAGTAGATGGCACAGAACTTTTCCTCAAAGCTAATACCTCTTTGGACTTTGAAAGCAAAACCTCTTACAATATCACCGTCAATGTGAATGATTCTACTGTGGGAGCTACTCCAGATGTATTAACTAACTATACATTAACCATAACTGATGTGGATGAATTTGATGTCACAACTCCCACAGATACGGATAACACAGCTAATTCCATAGCAGAAAATGCAAGTAATGGTAGTTTAGTAGGGATTACAGCATTTGCACAGGATTTGGATGGTACTAATAACACTGTTACTTATAGTTTGACAGACAATGCCAATGGAAGATTTACCATTGATACAACAACGGGAATCGTCACCGTAGCCGATGGTAGCCTACTCAACTATGAAAATGCCACCAGTCATAACATTACGGTATTAGCGACTAGCAGTGATACTTCAACCAGTAGTCAAACTTTTACTATCAATGTTACCGATGTGGACGAGTTTGATGTCACCACTCCCATCGATAATGATAATAACGGAAATTCCGTAGCAGAAAACCCTCCTAATAGTACAACAGTAGGAATTACGGCTTTTGCACAGGATTTGGATGGTACGAATAACACTATTGCCTATAGTTTGACAGACAATGCCGGGGGAAGATTTACCATTGATACAACAACGGGAATCGTTATCGTAGCCGATGGTAGCCTACTCAACTATGAAAATGCCACCAGTCATAACATTACGGTATTAGCCACTAGCAGTGATACCTCAACCAGTACTCAAAACTTTACCATTAATGTTACCGATGTTAATGAATCTCCCATAGTAAATAATCCCATTGTTGATCAAAATACCTTTGAGCAGATTGTCTTTAATTTTACTGTACCCAATAATACTTTTAACGATCCTGATGTGGGGGATACTCTTACCTATAGCGCCATTTTAGCTAATGATGATCCTTTACCTAGCTGGTTAACTTTTAATCCTACTAATCAAACGTTTTCAGGCACACCCACTAATGGTGATATTGGCACAATTTCGATTAAGGTGACGGCAACGGATACGGGTAATTTATTCGTCAGTGATACCTTTGACATCCAGATTCAACAGTTACAAACTTTGGTAACTGACTCGACAGGTGGCAGTGATACTCTTGTGGGGGGCATTGGATTTAACATCATTGGTGGTGGTGGTGGTAATGATTCCATTACGGGGAATGTGCTAGAGGATACCTTAAGCGGTGGTAGTGGTAATGATACCCTTAAAGGCTTTGAAGAAAATGATCTTCTTGACGGTGGTAGTGGGGATGATCTCTTGAAGGGGGGAGACGGTAATGATAACATCAAGGGTGGTAGTGGTAATGATACCCTAGTGAGTGGTATTGGTAATGATACTTTAACAGGAAATAGTGGAAATGACTATTTTCGTTTTAACTCTCCTACGGATGGTATTGACAGAATTATGGATTTTAACGTGATTGATGACACTATCTATTTAGTGAGTTCGGGTTTCAATTTAACGACAGGGGTATTGGCATCTAATCAGTTTGTCATCGGTGCCAGTGCTACTACGGTGAATCATCGTTTAGTGTTCGATCGAAATACAGGTAATTTGTTCTTTGACAATGATGGTGTTGGTAGTAATGCACAAACCCAGATTGCAACTGTCACGCCTCGATTATCTTTGACGAATCAAGATTTTATCATTATTTAA
- a CDS encoding TIGR03032 family protein, with translation MNTTSPQLEITASRQFISWLYEQNLSLVFTTYQAGKVFLIGLNPNGKLSIFERTLDRCMGLYAHNSSLYISTLYQLWRFENILPEGETNNNYDALYAPQVGYITGDLDIHDVVVDYNQQLVFVNTLFSCLATVSETHSFIPLWQPPFITKLAAEDRCHLNGLALKDGKPKYVTMVSKSDIAEGWRQKRIDGGCIMDIESNEVILEGLSMPHSPRWYQNKLWLLNSGTGEFGYGNLKSGTFEPITFCPGYQRGLAFHNNFALIGISESRHSKTLGGLPLDQKLAQKDAQARCGILVIDLKTGDIVHSLNIEGVVNELYDIAVLPNIRCPMALGFRSDEIRRVITIGEKKTTIPSI, from the coding sequence TTGAATACAACATCCCCCCAATTAGAAATCACTGCTTCTCGTCAATTTATTTCGTGGTTATACGAACAAAACTTAAGTCTTGTTTTTACCACTTATCAAGCGGGAAAAGTTTTTCTTATCGGTTTAAATCCTAACGGTAAACTATCCATCTTTGAACGTACTCTCGATCGATGTATGGGTTTATATGCCCATAATAGTAGTCTATATATCAGTACTTTATATCAACTGTGGCGCTTTGAGAATATTTTACCCGAAGGAGAAACCAACAATAATTATGATGCCCTTTATGCTCCCCAAGTAGGTTATATTACAGGAGATTTGGATATTCACGATGTCGTTGTTGACTATAATCAACAATTAGTTTTTGTCAATACCCTGTTTAGTTGCCTTGCCACCGTTAGCGAAACCCATAGTTTTATACCTCTATGGCAACCCCCTTTTATTACGAAATTAGCGGCGGAAGATCGTTGTCATCTCAACGGTTTAGCTTTGAAAGACGGAAAACCAAAATATGTAACTATGGTGAGTAAATCCGATATAGCGGAAGGATGGCGACAAAAAAGAATTGATGGGGGTTGCATTATGGATATTGAAAGTAATGAGGTTATTTTAGAAGGTTTATCGATGCCCCATTCTCCTCGTTGGTATCAAAATAAACTATGGTTACTCAATTCAGGCACGGGGGAATTTGGTTATGGTAATTTAAAATCAGGTACTTTTGAACCCATTACATTTTGCCCCGGTTATCAAAGGGGTTTAGCCTTTCATAATAATTTTGCCCTCATTGGTATATCAGAATCTCGACACAGTAAAACTTTAGGGGGTTTACCTCTGGATCAAAAATTAGCACAAAAAGACGCTCAAGCCCGTTGTGGAATCTTGGTAATTGATCTGAAAACCGGGGATATTGTTCATTCTCTCAATATTGAAGGGGTTGTTAATGAATTGTATGATATTGCTGTGTTACCGAACATACGTTGCCCGATGGCGTTGGGATTTCGTAGCGATGAAATTAGAAGGGTGATTACTATTGGAGAAAAAAAAACCACTATACCATCTATATAG
- a CDS encoding BrnT family toxin: MKHKGITFERATEVFFDPFLVVVNASRNYEARDAVIGMDKNNYLLFVVHIQQENDMIRIISARQATCQERIYYEN; encoded by the coding sequence ATCAAACATAAGGGCATTACCTTTGAAAGAGCTACCGAAGTATTTTTCGATCCCTTTTTAGTGGTAGTGAATGCTAGTCGTAATTATGAAGCTAGAGATGCTGTTATCGGTATGGACAAAAATAATTACCTCTTATTTGTGGTTCATATTCAACAAGAAAATGACATGATTCGCATTATTTCAGCCCGTCAAGCCACTTGTCAAGAGCGTATATACTATGAAAATTGA
- a CDS encoding Uma2 family endonuclease, whose protein sequence is MIATIEKTITLEEFLQQPETKPAQEFINGIITTKPMPQGQHSRLQIKLSTVINQITESTKIAYAFPELRCSSTNRSIVPDVAVFLWGRIPRTEKGRIANRFDGFPDWSIEILSPDQSVLKVLDNLLFCSENGTNLGWLINPEDETIVVVFSDQKVKIYRDDDILPVLNKIELKLTVNDVFNWLNI, encoded by the coding sequence ATGATTGCTACCATCGAAAAAACCATCACCTTAGAAGAATTTTTACAACAACCAGAAACAAAACCCGCTCAAGAATTTATTAATGGAATTATTACCACGAAGCCCATGCCTCAAGGACAACATAGCCGTTTACAAATAAAACTTTCTACTGTTATTAATCAAATTACGGAATCAACTAAAATTGCTTATGCTTTTCCTGAATTGCGTTGTAGTTCTACTAATAGATCGATCGTGCCAGATGTAGCGGTGTTTCTTTGGGGTAGAATACCGCGCACAGAAAAAGGAAGAATAGCTAATAGATTTGATGGATTTCCTGATTGGAGTATTGAAATTTTATCACCAGATCAAAGTGTTCTAAAAGTGTTAGATAATTTGCTTTTTTGTTCTGAAAATGGTACTAATTTAGGTTGGTTAATTAATCCCGAAGATGAGACAATTGTCGTTGTATTTAGTGATCAAAAAGTTAAGATTTATCGTGATGATGATATTTTGCCTGTATTAAATAAAATAGAACTGAAATTGACGGTTAATGATGTTTTTAATTGGCTTAATATTTAA
- a CDS encoding type II toxin-antitoxin system RelB/DinJ family antitoxin, with product MSKNAVIKAVTDAELKTKVEQIFIDIGMTPDEAVNLFYAQVLLHNGLPFDVKILNKITISAMNDTEKKIGETFNSVDQLFEDLND from the coding sequence ATGTCGAAGAATGCAGTCATAAAAGCAGTAACTGATGCGGAATTAAAAACAAAAGTTGAACAAATATTTATTGATATTGGTATGACTCCTGATGAGGCAGTAAATCTCTTTTATGCACAGGTTTTATTACATAATGGACTGCCTTTTGATGTGAAAATACTAAATAAAATAACAATTTCAGCTATGAATGATACAGAGAAAAAAATTGGTGAAACATTTAATTCTGTAGATCAGCTTTTTGAGGATTTGAATGATTAA
- a CDS encoding type II toxin-antitoxin system mRNA interferase toxin, RelE/StbE family: protein MKNLSEKNLYPLPTKNRDHNLSGNYADFRECHIQPD from the coding sequence TTGAAAAACTTGTCAGAAAAGAACCTTTACCCTTTACCAACGAAAAATAGAGATCATAATCTTTCAGGAAATTATGCCGATTTTAGAGAATGTCATATACAACCCGACTAG